Proteins from a genomic interval of Arthrobacter sp. CAN_C5:
- a CDS encoding DUF3817 domain-containing protein → MSPRILFRTVAVAEALTWAFLLLAMFLKYVTETTEALISPAGGIHGFVFLVFVVVTVFVWVNQRWSFKTGLLGLVSAIIPLASVVFDQTMERRGKLDGGWRLAPGADTPRGPIEQLQAWVLRKPFLAAAVTVVAVAVVFAALLVIGPPVPSS, encoded by the coding sequence ATGAGCCCCCGCATCCTGTTCCGTACCGTCGCCGTCGCCGAGGCCCTGACCTGGGCGTTCCTGCTCCTGGCCATGTTCCTCAAGTACGTCACCGAGACCACCGAGGCGCTCATCTCCCCGGCCGGTGGGATTCACGGGTTCGTCTTCCTGGTGTTCGTCGTGGTCACGGTCTTTGTCTGGGTGAACCAGCGCTGGTCCTTCAAGACCGGGCTGCTGGGCCTGGTCTCGGCCATCATTCCCCTTGCCTCGGTGGTCTTTGACCAGACGATGGAACGCCGCGGGAAGCTCGACGGCGGCTGGCGGCTCGCGCCGGGCGCCGACACCCCGCGCGGCCCGATCGAGCAGTTGCAGGCGTGGGTGCTACGCAAGCCTTTCCTCGCTGCCGCCGTCACGGTAGTTGCGGTTGCCGTGGTTTTTGCCGCACTGCTGGTAATCGGCCCACCGGTTCCCAGCAGCTAG